Proteins from a single region of Bacteroidia bacterium:
- a CDS encoding peptidoglycan DD-metalloendopeptidase family protein gives MSLIIKNIKVLIKSTTCKFNINAFCFSNNYKAFVTFLCLFLLIYTSDLYAQNRTELEKKHKKTQEEIKYTNSLLKQTQRDKKISMNQLMILNKKIAARQELVNTISSEVETLNSKIDENQENIKGLESNLDKLKQGYARMIVFAYKTRSSYDKLMFVLSAKDFNNAYRRLKYLQQYADFRKKQMEAIVETRQDLSHKVEELQTKKQDKENLLTEEKQETTQLTNEKSEQSKMLTVLKSKEKELAKKLAQQKLADQKLKKVINDIIAEEIRKAEITRKEKIKKEKELKEQQAKNNSKNPNKIETPVKVEKASTPSVFDLTPAEQIVSDKFEANKGKLPWPIERGVITGTFGEHEHPVLKGIKTKNDGVYISTTQGSAARTIFDGVISKIISIPGKNKAIIIRHGDFLTVYSNLKEVSVNVGDKVKAKQKIGVVYTDSDEDNKTILELQIWQGTIKQNPEYWISGSN, from the coding sequence ATGAGTTTGATTATAAAAAATATTAAGGTTTTAATAAAATCTACAACTTGCAAATTCAACATTAATGCATTTTGTTTTTCGAATAATTATAAGGCATTTGTTACTTTTTTATGTTTATTTTTATTGATTTATACATCTGATTTATATGCTCAAAATCGTACAGAGCTTGAAAAAAAACATAAAAAAACACAGGAAGAAATAAAGTACACAAACAGTTTACTAAAGCAAACCCAGCGCGACAAAAAAATATCAATGAATCAGTTAATGATTCTTAATAAAAAAATTGCAGCACGACAAGAACTAGTTAATACTATCTCAAGCGAAGTAGAAACCTTAAATAGTAAAATTGATGAAAATCAGGAAAATATTAAAGGTCTTGAATCAAATCTTGATAAATTAAAACAAGGTTATGCAAGAATGATTGTATTTGCGTATAAGACAAGATCTTCATATGATAAATTAATGTTTGTTCTTTCAGCAAAGGATTTTAACAATGCATACCGAAGATTAAAATATTTACAACAATATGCCGATTTTAGAAAAAAGCAAATGGAAGCTATTGTTGAAACACGTCAGGACTTATCTCATAAAGTTGAAGAACTGCAAACAAAAAAACAGGACAAAGAAAATCTGTTGACCGAAGAAAAACAAGAAACTACTCAGTTAACAAATGAAAAAAGTGAACAGTCTAAAATGCTTACTGTTTTAAAATCAAAAGAAAAAGAACTTGCTAAAAAACTTGCACAACAAAAGCTTGCCGACCAGAAATTAAAAAAGGTAATTAATGATATTATTGCTGAGGAAATCAGAAAAGCCGAAATTACACGTAAAGAAAAAATAAAGAAAGAAAAAGAACTTAAAGAACAACAGGCAAAAAATAATTCAAAAAATCCAAATAAAATTGAAACTCCTGTTAAAGTAGAAAAAGCAAGCACACCATCTGTTTTTGATCTTACACCTGCCGAACAAATAGTTTCTGATAAATTTGAGGCTAACAAAGGAAAACTACCATGGCCAATAGAACGCGGCGTTATTACCGGCACATTTGGTGAACACGAACATCCTGTACTAAAAGGAATAAAAACAAAGAATGACGGAGTTTATATCTCAACAACTCAAGGTTCAGCTGCACGTACAATTTTTGACGGAGTTATAAGTAAAATAATATCTATCCCAGGAAAAAACAAAGCAATAATTATTAGACACGGCGATTTCTTAACTGTTTATTCTAATCTAAAAGAAGTTTCTGTTAATGTTGGCGATAAAGTAAAAGCAAAACAAAAAATCGGAGTAGTTTATACAGACTCAGACGAAGACAATAAAACTATACTTGAATTACAAATCTGGCAAGGCACTATAAAACAAAATCCGGAATACTGGATTTCAGGATCAAACTAA
- a CDS encoding DUF4292 domain-containing protein translates to MLSCTQTRRISSEKVRLMGAGRLYSLVTENYLPYKTLSIKFDVNIKFDDIDKSVNGTLRIKKDSLIWISIAPLGIDAYKIQFTPDSIMLLNILKKEYSIKSYEFFDNKFQTDISFKDLQAILTNEIFLYSESDEENNERLNSDKGEKDLFRKTFIPSTDSNMYVLKTHRKHKIKKFLKKNRAVDFIVETLSITPEIFKVSKVNINDYSEKRNLTIQYSDFIDVNTKVLPSTLKIDIAASNKQMSTEIKYNKITVDSDISFPFKITDKYKRTD, encoded by the coding sequence ATGTTATCGTGTACCCAAACGCGCAGAATAAGTTCAGAAAAAGTACGTCTTATGGGAGCCGGAAGGCTTTATTCATTGGTAACAGAAAACTATTTACCATACAAAACACTTTCAATTAAGTTCGACGTAAATATTAAATTTGATGATATTGATAAATCTGTTAACGGAACTTTAAGAATTAAAAAAGACAGTCTGATCTGGATAAGTATTGCCCCATTGGGAATAGATGCTTATAAAATACAGTTTACACCTGATAGTATAATGTTATTAAATATTCTAAAAAAAGAATATTCTATAAAATCATACGAATTTTTTGACAATAAATTTCAAACAGACATCTCATTTAAAGATCTTCAGGCAATTTTAACAAATGAAATTTTTCTTTATTCTGAAAGTGATGAAGAAAATAATGAAAGACTAAATTCTGATAAAGGAGAAAAAGATTTATTTCGTAAGACGTTTATTCCCTCTACCGATTCAAATATGTATGTTTTAAAAACTCATAGAAAACACAAAATTAAAAAGTTTTTAAAAAAGAACAGAGCTGTTGATTTTATAGTTGAAACTCTGTCAATTACACCCGAGATTTTTAAAGTTTCAAAAGTTAATATTAATGATTATAGTGAAAAAAGAAACCTTACAATTCAATATTCCGACTTTATTGATGTTAATACAAAAGTATTACCATCAACTTTAAAAATTGACATTGCTGCATCAAATAAACAAATGAGCACAGAAATAAAATATAATAAGATTACTGTTGATTCTGATATTAGCTTTCCATTTAAAATAACAGATAAATATAAACGAACTGATTAA